DNA sequence from the Candidatus Fluviicola riflensis genome:
ATACAACTGGGCTATTGAAAACGAACGCGCTTTCTGGGATTATCTGGTCGATGAAAAACTGTTGTTTGAAACCAGTGAGCGTACCCAGGCCAACTTGCTCAATGACGCGCCTTTCACGACAGGATTACCGGAAAAAGGACCGGACAGGCTCGGACAATTCCTTGGCTGGCGAATCATGCAGAGCTACATGGAACAATATGAACTAACTTTGCAGGAATTAATGGCGAAACCGTATACCGAATTGTTGCAGGAGTATGAGATCACCGAATAACAAAACAATACCGAAGAAAACACACATACAAATGGACGAAAAAATCGTAAAAAAATCGAGTATCGAAATTGAAGTTGGACTCAATGCCAACAACCTTCCGTTAAACATGCGCTGGTCGGCAAGCGATGGCAACGTTGACAAAGCACCTGCCCGTGCTTTTTTCCTGTCATTGTGGAATCCGGATGAAAAAAACACGATGAAAATCGATTTGTGGACCAATGAAATGACG
Encoded proteins:
- the gldC gene encoding gliding motility protein GldC, yielding MDEKIVKKSSIEIEVGLNANNLPLNMRWSASDGNVDKAPARAFFLSLWNPDEKNTMKIDLWTNEMTVEEMKQFFHQTLLTMADTFEKATGETRITEDLRDYCYHFAEKMEILPE